From the genome of Mycoplasmopsis bovis PG45:
CGCTTCAATAACTATTCTTTTATGCCTATAAACAGCACCTGATTGATTTTTAATATTTCTGCCTACACTTAGACAGCCTTCGCCTTGTGAAAGTGCGATTTTTGATTCAGATTTGGCAATAACAACAGGGTTAAAAAAAACATCCCTCAATGCATATTTTTTGTCATCAACCATATCCTCAGTAACATTAATATAGAAAACTCTTTTTAAAACTCCATATTGAACAGCCGCAACACCTACGCCAGCTTGAAACTTTGAGCCTTCTTTCTGGCTATCATCTATGTGATAAATCATTTTTTCTGCTAATTCAATGTCTTCATTGCTTAATGGAATTGGAACATTAACAGATTTTTGCCTTAAAACTTTCTTTGGCAACTTTACTAATTCTACATCATGAACATTCATGGAAATATTATAATTTAAAAAAACAATGTTGCTTTCATAATTAATATACAAGGGCATAGGAAACAAGATGATAAGAGTTATTTCAGGAAAGTATAGACACAGGCATTTAAATTGACCAAAATCTAAAGATATCAGGCCTACTATGGATAAAGTTAGAGAGGCTATTTTTTCTTCAATTAGGATGCAAATAGAGGGAAAAATTGTCTTAGATCTTTTTGCAGGATCAGGCTCAATGGCAATTGAATCTGTTAGCAACTATGCAATGAAAGCAGTTGCAGTTGAAAAGGATAAAGAAGCAGTTAAAGTTATATATGAAAACATTAATTCATTGCAAATAAATAATATTGATGTTTTCAATATGAATGCACTTTCATTTTTGAAGTCAAAAACAGGAAGAATTTTTGACTATATTTTTGTTGACCCCCCTTATGCTGAATATGATTTGTTAAATGAATGTTTAAGATTAATAAAGACAAATAATTTTTTATCTACTAATGGCTTAATTATAGTTGAAACTAACAATAACAACAAAATAGAAATTCCGCAAGGGTTAATGATTCAGAAAAATAAAAAATATGGTAAAGTCCATATTCTCTACATTAGTCATATTGAATAACTAAATTAAAACTGAAGTTTTATTCATAATTTCAGTTAGTAATCAAACATGATTTAGTAATGTTGAAGCAACATCAACTGATTTTATAATGTTGAATAATTCATTTTGTGACTTAAACCAGATGTTTAATTTAGCATCTTTTTCATTGTATATAAATCCAAAGCTATTTTGTTCTAATCTAAATTCATCAGCAAACTTTTTCAAGTCATCAATTAGTGATTTAGAAATATTGTCATTTGTAGCATATAAGCCTATTTCACTGTTAATTTCGACAAAATTAGAATCAACATTTTTAATTAATTTCTCTTTATTATTTAATTGGTTAAAACCATAAAAACTAGCATGGTTTGATTTATCTAAATATTCTTGACTAATAGCACACTCTAGCAATAAAATATTTTCTTTAATGTTGTTATTTTTAAGTATATGAACTTCATTGATAGTTCATTGATTTTTATTATCAATGTCGTTTGCAACAAATGCTTTTGCTACAACAGCACTTTCTACCATATCTTCTTTTCTATATAACTCTAAAGCTAAAGCAGAAGTCTTGTCAGAAACATCAGTTTGTGAAAAGTTCAGATTTGCATAAGTAAAGATTTTTGAAATTACTGGGCTAAAATCAATGCTTTTGTATGCTTGTTGTTTTGTTTTAAATTTATTAGAAAAATATAAAGAAAGAATGTAAGAACCTGCTAGCATAAAAATTATTATAAGAGCAAAT
Proteins encoded in this window:
- the def gene encoding peptide deformylase, whose protein sequence is MNVHDVELVKLPKKVLRQKSVNVPIPLSNEDIELAEKMIYHIDDSQKEGSKFQAGVGVAAVQYGVLKRVFYINVTEDMVDDKKYALRDVFFNPVVIAKSESKIALSQGEGCLSVGRNIKNQSGAVYRHKRIVIEAYSYFEKKVKRYDLKDYPAIVAQHELDHLDGKLFIDRIDPKDPWDSSKGEFI
- the rsmD gene encoding 16S rRNA (guanine(966)-N(2))-methyltransferase RsmD, producing the protein MIRVISGKYRHRHLNWPKSKDIRPTMDKVREAIFSSIRMQIEGKIVLDLFAGSGSMAIESVSNYAMKAVAVEKDKEAVKVIYENINSLQINNIDVFNMNALSFLKSKTGRIFDYIFVDPPYAEYDLLNECLRLIKTNNFLSTNGLIIVETNNNNKIEIPQGLMIQKNKKYGKVHILYISHIE